In Aegilops tauschii subsp. strangulata cultivar AL8/78 chromosome 3, Aet v6.0, whole genome shotgun sequence, one genomic interval encodes:
- the LOC109752898 gene encoding putative F-box protein At4g22660, whose protein sequence is MGEEPTHTPAACHDGIISIEAGAERRWSMLPDDILTLVYSRIASADNRVRFAAVCTSWRAIAQMQPPRRVLPWLILDPASNDRAKHAYCLEDGTILPRFRFPSEVVGGCIVGCYDGGWVAVSEAPLRIINLFSGAEVALSAKQRSITRLRPHADDPFVPLKVIFSGRPTSRGCILAAIIASSEVAICGLGRSESAWLPSIFPGQTVTDIAFCNGYLYCLMSKTMAIVRFKIGLTKHGVRSGDPQWLIIHDPGYLEDNGDPDERAAYIVELSGKIMIVVRKTRGSWWWSCNNTMPIFFCLELVDVGDGKYKWEPVKRLVDHALFLGPSFSKAMDMSIGEPCSPRRNHIYYSHHRCYPRKEYLPHDAKEFLTSSNSDGCHAYYKQGESVDNTDAGIMSVGYYVLGGNQCPPMWLFPPDL, encoded by the coding sequence ATGGGGGAGGAGCCGACGCACACGCCAGCGGCCTGCCACGACGGCATTATTAGCATCGAGGCCGGGGCGGAGAGGAGGTGGTCCATGCTCCCCGACGATATCCTCACCCTTGTCTACTCCAGGATCGCCTCCGCGGACAACCGTGTGCGCTTCGCCGCCGTGTGCACGTCATGGCGCGCCATTGCACAGATGCAGCCACCGCGTCGTGTGCTCCCGTGGCTGATCCTTGATCCGGCAAGCAACGACAGGGCGAAGCATGCGTACTGCCTCGAGGACGGCACCATCCTGCCGCGCTTCCGGTTTCCAAGCGAGGTTGTCGGCGGGTGCATTGTCGGCTGCTATGACGGCGGATGGGTCGCCGTCTCTGAAGCCCCGCTGAGGATCATCAACCTTTTCTCTGGTGCCGAGGTGGCCCTCTCAGCGAAGCAAAGGAGTATCACCCGGTTACGTCCACACGCCGACGACCCGTTTGTTCCTCTCAAGGTAATATTCTCCGGGCGGCCCACCTCAAGAGGTTGTATCCTCGCTGCCATCATCGCCAGTTCTGAAGTCGCGATCTGCGGACTTGGCCGCTCCGAGTCTGCATGGTTGCCAAGTATATTTCCTGGGCAGACAGTCACAGATATTGCCTTCTGCAACGGCTATCTTTATTGCCTCATGTCAAAAACAATGGCCATCGTTAGGTTCAAGATTGGCTTAACCAAACATGGTGTGCGCAGTGGAGATCCCCAATGGTTGATTATACATGACCCGGGGTACTTGGAGGACAATGGCGATCCAGACGAGCGTGCCGCGTACATTGTTGAGCTAAGTGGCAAGATCATGATAGTGGTGAGGAAGACGAGGGGGTCATGGTGGTGGTCATGCAACAATACAATGCCTATTTTCTTTTGTCTCGAGCTAGTTGATGTCGGAGATGGCAAGTACAAATGGGAACCTGTGAAAAGGCTAGTGGACCATGCCTTGTTCTTAGGGCCGTCGTTCTCCAAGGCAATGGACATGTCGATAGGGGAGCCTTGCAGTCCACGAAGAAACCACATCTATTACTCCCATCATCGATGCTATCCACGAAAAGAATATTTGCCCCATGATGCCAAGGAATTCTTGACGAGCTCAAACAGTGATGGTTGCCATGCGTATTACAAGCAAGGTGAAAGTGTTGACAACACCGACGCGGGGATCATGTCGGTGGGGTACTACGTGTTGGGTGGCAACCAATGTCCTCCTATGTGGCTTTTCCCTCCGGATCTCTAG